The window AAGGACCTGAGCCGTCCTTGACGCAGATAGAAACCGTGTATTCATCAGTCTGCTGGTCATCTCCCATTGCCCCCATATCGACTGCCAAATATTCAACCACCTGAGCAGGAATGCTGGAGTTAGCTCCGTAGCCAATCTCTTCATTATTGGAGAAATAGAAATGGGTCGTATAAGGCAAGGTGATGCGCTCTTCCTTGTAAACCTTCAAGAGATGCAGCAGGATAGCGGCTGAAACCTTATCATCTAAATGACGGCTCTTGATAAAGCCAGTTTCAGTCACAACGGTCCGTGGATCAAAGGAGATAAAGTCTCCGACTTCAATACCCAAGGCCCGCGTCTGATCTGCATTTGTCACTTTTTCATCCAAACGAATTTCCATATTGGTCTGGTTGCGCTCAGCGGTGCTGGCATCTCGGTAGACATGGACAGAAGTTTGGTGCATCAAAATTGTGCCTGTGAAGGTCTTACCATTCTTGGCACAATGAATCAGGCAGTTTTCTCCCTCAATAGAAGGGTAGCCAAATCCTCCCACCAAATCCATTTTGAGTCGGCCGTCTGGCTTGACTGCACGCACCATGGCACCCAAAGTGTCCAGATGGGCAGTCAGCATCCGGTGTTCCTGGTCATTTTCCCCAAGAACTGTAACTAAAATGCCACCTTTAGCAGTCTTGATAGCCTCATAGCCGAAACTTTCCACCTCTGCCTTGATGTAGTTCATAATGTCCGTCGTATAGCCCGTTGGCGACGGGGTATT is drawn from Streptococcus sp. 29892 and contains these coding sequences:
- a CDS encoding M42 family metallopeptidase, which codes for MKTLDYIVKLTNTPSPTGYTTDIMNYIKAEVESFGYEAIKTAKGGILVTVLGENDQEHRMLTAHLDTLGAMVRAVKPDGRLKMDLVGGFGYPSIEGENCLIHCAKNGKTFTGTILMHQTSVHVYRDASTAERNQTNMEIRLDEKVTNADQTRALGIEVGDFISFDPRTVVTETGFIKSRHLDDKVSAAILLHLLKVYKEERITLPYTTHFYFSNNEEIGYGANSSIPAQVVEYLAVDMGAMGDDQQTDEYTVSICVKDGSGPYHYELRQHLVALAERDGIPYKLDIYPYYGSDASAAMRAGADVKHALLGAGIESSHSYERTHLDSVHATERMVDAYLKSTMVD